A single genomic interval of Centropristis striata isolate RG_2023a ecotype Rhode Island chromosome 8, C.striata_1.0, whole genome shotgun sequence harbors:
- the srsf10a gene encoding serine/arginine-rich splicing factor 10: MARYLRPPNTSLFVRNIADDSRPEDLRREFGRYGPIVDVYIPLDFYTRRARGFAYIQFEDVRDAEDALHNLDHKWVCGRQIEIQFAQGDRKTPNQMKTKERHSPRSFSRHDDNRDSRRRRSRSRSYDRRRSRSPSYEHRPRRSESPRESRSYTRHRRSRSNENDRYRGPPRDHHRPNREPGSRSRSASHSPSPPRPKGNKKSQSRSHSPAEDFHPASSAQKRPVGRSPSRSCSRSVSRSRSRSRSWAGRKSGGH; this comes from the exons ATGGCAAGGTACCTGAGGCCGCCTAACACATCTCTGTTCGTTAGAAACATCGCCGACGACTCCAG GCCAGAGGATTTACGACGTGAGTTTGGTCGTTATGGGCCTATTGTAGATGTCTACATTCCACTTGACTTCTATACACGGCGGGCAAGAGGATTTGCTTACATTCA GTTTGAAGATGTCCGGGATGCAGAGGACGCTCTTCACAACCTGGACCATAAATGGGTCTGTGGCCGTCAGATCGAGATCCAGTTCGCCCAGGGGGACAGAAAGA CCCCTAACCAGATGAAAACCAAGGAGCGCCATTCCCCTCGCAGTTTCTCCCGCCACGATGATAATCGAGATAGCCGCCGAAGACGATCCCGAAGCCGCAGTTATGATCGACGCCGGTCCCGGAGCCCCTCCTACGAGCACCGTCCCCGGAGGTCTGAGAGCCCCAGAGA atcTCGGTCCTACACTCGACACAGACGGAGCAGAAGCAATGAAAATGACAG GTACAGAGGTCCTCCTCGTGACCACCACAGGCCCAACCGTGAACCGGGCTCACGGAGCCGATCCGCATCCCACTCCCCTTCCCCTCCCAGACCCAAAGGTAATAAGAAGAGCCAGTCCAGGTCCCACAGCCCGGCCGAAGACTTCCACCCAGCCTCCAGCGCCCAGAAACGGCCCGTGGGACGATCTCCGTCCCGCTCCTGCTCTCGATCCGTGTCCCGCTCACGCTCCCGGTCCAGGTCCTGGGCCGGACGCAAGTCTGGAGGCCACTGA
- the fabp10a gene encoding fatty acid-binding protein 10-A, liver basic, giving the protein MDFNGTWQVYSQENYEGFLRAMELPEEIIKMAKDIKPITEIKQKGNDFVVTSKTPGKTVTNTFTVGKEADITTMDGKKLKCIVNLEGGKLVCNTGKFCHIQELQGGEMVETLTMGSTTLIRRSKKM; this is encoded by the exons ATGGACTTCAACGGAACATGGCAGGTCTACTCCCAGGAGAACTACGAGGGGTTCCTCAGGGCCATgg AACTCCCAGAGGAGATCATCAAGATGGCTAAGGACATCAAGCCAATTACTGAGATCAAGCAGAAAGGTAATGACTTCGTTGTCACCTCCAAGACCCCTGGAAAGACTGTGACCAACACCTTTACCGTCGGCAaggaggctgatatcaccaCCATGGACGGCAAGAAGCTCAAG TGCATTGTCAATCTGGAGGGCGGAAAACTGGTCTGCAACACCGGCAAGTTCTGTCACATCCAAGAGCTCCAGGGAGGAGAGATGGTTGAG ACTCTGACCATGGGCTCAACAACTCTCATCAGGAGGagcaaaaagatgtaa